In Procambarus clarkii isolate CNS0578487 chromosome 74, FALCON_Pclarkii_2.0, whole genome shotgun sequence, one DNA window encodes the following:
- the LOC138356854 gene encoding histidine-rich glycoprotein-like — protein MQHPHNMQHLHNMQHLHNMQHLHNMQHVHNMQHPHNMQHPHNMQHLHNMQHLHNMQPLHNMQHLHNMQHVHNMQHLHIMQHLHNMQHPHNMQHVHNMQHPHNMQHLHNMQHLHNMQHLHNMQHPHNMQHPHNMQHLHNMQHLHNMQHVHNMQHPHNMQHPHNMQHLHNMQHPHNMQHLHNMQHVHNMQHPHNMQHPHNMQHLHNMQHLHNMQHPHNMQHLHNMQHLHNMQHVHNMQHPHNMQHLHNMQHLHNMQHLHIMQHLHNMQHPHNMQHVHNMQHPHNMQHPHNMQHLHNMQHLHIMQHLHNMQHLHNMQHVHNMQHPHNMQHPHNMQHRHNMQHPHNMQHRHNMQHPHNMQHPHNMQHPHHMQHVHNMQHPHNMQHPHNMQHLHNMQHLHIMQHLHNMQHPHNMQHVHNMQHPHNMQHLHNMQHLHNMQHLHNMQHPHNMQHVHNMQHFHNMQHLHNMQHPHNMQHVHNMQHPHNMQLPHNMQHRHNMQHRHNMQLSHNMQHRHNMQHRHNMQLPHNMQHRHNMQHPHNMQHPHKNQQNT, from the coding sequence gcagcatcttcacaacatgcaGCATGTCCACAACATGCAGCATCCTCACAACATGCAGCATCCTCATAacatgcagcatcttcacaacatgcagcatcttcacaacatgcaGCCTCTTCACAacatgcagcatcttcacaacatgcaGCATGTCCACAACATGCAGCATCTTCACATcatgcagcatcttcacaacatgcaGCATCCTCACAACATGCAGCATGTCCACAACATGCAGCATCCTCACAacatgcagcatcttcacaacatgcaGCATCTTCATAacatgcagcatcttcacaacatgcaGCATCCTCACAACATGCAGCATCCTCATAacatgcagcatcttcacaacatgcagcatcttcacaacatgcaGCATGTCCACAACATGCAGCATCCTCACAACATGCAGCATCCTCATAacatgcagcatcttcacaacatgcagcatcctcacaacatgcagcatcttcacaacatgcaGCATGTCCACAACATGCAGCATCCTCACAACATGCAGCATCCTCACAacatgcagcatcttcacaacatgcagcatcttcacaacatgcagcatcctcacaacatgcagcatcttcacaacatgcagcatcttcacaacatgcaGCATGTCCACAACATGCAGCATCCTCACAacatgcagcatcttcacaacatgcagcatcttcacaacatgcagcatcttcacatcatgcagcatcttcacaacatgcaGCATCCTCACAACATGCAGCATGTCCACAACATGCAGCATCCTCACAACATGCAGCATCCTCACAacatgcagcatcttcacaacatgcagcatcttcacattatgcagcatcttcacaacatgcagcatcttcacaacatgcaGCATGTCCACAACATGCAGCATCCTCACAACATGCAGCATCCTCACAACATGCAGCATCGTCACAACATGCAGCATCCTCACAACATGCAGCATCGTCACAACATGCAGCATCCCCACAACATGCAGCATCCTCACAACATGCAGCATCCCCACCACATGCAGCATGTCCACAACATGCAGCATCCTCACAACATGCAGCATCCCCACAacatgcagcatcttcacaacatgcagcatcttcacatcatgcagcatcttcacaacatgcaGCATCCTCACAACATGCAGCATGTCCACAACATGCAGCATCCTCACAacatgcagcatcttcacaacatgcagcatcttcacaacatgcagcatcttcacaacatgcaGCATCCCCACAACATGCAGCATGTCCACAACATGCAGCATTTTCACAacatgcagcatcttcacaacatgcaGCATCCTCACAACATGCAGCATGTCCACAACATGCAGCATCCTCACAACATGCAGCTTCCCCACAACATGCAGCATCGTCACAACATGCAGCATCGTCACAACATGCAGCTTTCCCACAACATGCAGCATCGTCACAACATGCAGCATCGTCACAACATGCAGCTTCCCCACAACATGCAGCATCGTCACAACATGCAGCATCCCCACAACATGCAGCATCCTCACAAAAATCAACAGAATACTTAA